A single Mixta calida DNA region contains:
- the dbpA gene encoding ATP-dependent RNA helicase DbpA, with protein sequence MTAFSTLTQLPASQLDNLREMGFDAMTPIQAASLPAILDGRDVRAQAKTGSGKTAAFGLGILQHIDTAQYQTQSLVLCPTRELAEQVGNELRRLARFTRNIKILTLCGGQPIAAQRDSLVHAPHIVVGTPGRILDHLKRETLDLTQLRSLVLDEADRMLEMGFREDMEAIVSHTPTQRQTLLFSATWPQGIIAIGDRFQRDALTVTTEDVTELPAIEQHFYEANSREKLSLLIGLLSQRQPASCVVFCNTKRECDDIADALENSGISALALHGDLEQRDRDRVLIRFANGSCRVLVATDVAARGLDIKALEMVVNYQLSFDPEVHVHRIGRTARAGEQGTAVSFVAPDEMVRAHALEDYLQQPLAWSSAAVLKNQPSQPLPAAMMTLCIDGGRKAKIRPGDILGALTGEAGFSADRIGKIDLTPTHAYVAIAAAQAKEALIKLKQGKIKGKSCRAILLK encoded by the coding sequence GTGACTGCTTTTTCCACCCTGACGCAACTGCCCGCCAGCCAGCTCGATAACCTGCGCGAAATGGGCTTCGACGCTATGACGCCTATCCAGGCCGCTTCCCTGCCCGCCATTCTTGACGGCCGCGACGTGCGCGCCCAGGCGAAAACCGGCAGCGGTAAAACCGCAGCGTTTGGATTAGGCATCCTGCAACATATCGATACCGCGCAGTATCAAACGCAGTCGCTGGTGCTCTGCCCGACGCGCGAACTGGCCGAACAGGTCGGCAATGAACTGCGTCGCCTGGCGCGCTTTACGCGCAATATTAAAATTCTGACGCTGTGCGGCGGCCAGCCGATCGCCGCTCAGCGCGATTCGCTGGTGCATGCGCCGCATATTGTGGTCGGCACGCCGGGGCGTATTCTCGATCACCTGAAGCGCGAAACGCTGGATCTCACTCAGCTGCGCTCGCTGGTGTTGGATGAGGCGGACCGTATGCTGGAGATGGGCTTTCGTGAAGATATGGAAGCGATCGTCAGCCATACGCCGACGCAGCGCCAGACGCTGCTGTTCTCCGCCACCTGGCCACAGGGCATTATCGCCATCGGCGATCGTTTCCAGCGCGACGCGCTTACCGTCACCACCGAAGACGTCACCGAACTGCCGGCGATCGAACAGCATTTCTACGAGGCGAACAGCCGTGAAAAGCTGAGCCTGCTGATCGGGCTGTTAAGCCAGCGTCAACCCGCTTCCTGTGTGGTGTTCTGCAATACCAAACGCGAGTGCGACGACATCGCCGACGCGCTGGAAAACAGCGGCATCAGCGCACTGGCGCTGCATGGCGATCTGGAACAGCGCGACCGTGACCGGGTGCTGATCCGCTTTGCCAACGGCAGCTGCCGCGTGCTGGTGGCCACCGACGTCGCCGCGCGCGGTCTCGATATCAAAGCGCTGGAGATGGTGGTGAACTATCAGCTCTCGTTCGACCCGGAAGTGCATGTTCACCGTATCGGCCGCACCGCGCGCGCCGGCGAACAGGGTACGGCGGTCAGTTTCGTCGCACCGGATGAGATGGTGCGCGCCCACGCGCTGGAAGATTATTTGCAGCAGCCGCTGGCCTGGTCCTCTGCCGCCGTCCTGAAAAACCAGCCGTCACAGCCGCTGCCTGCGGCGATGATGACGCTCTGCATCGACGGCGGCCGTAAGGCGAAGATCCGTCCGGGCGACATTCTCGGCGCGCTGACCGGCGAAGCGGGCTTCAGCGCCGACCGCATCGGCA
- a CDS encoding iron ABC transporter ATP-binding protein, whose product MIEVKEICKSYQNTTVLNRITESIPMGGITSIIGANGAGKSTLLSVISRLLTADSGSVWVNGLEVAKTPDEQMAKVLSVLRQENHFTSRLTVEDLVGFGRYPWSKGRLTQEDRQHIETAMDFLDLLPLRARYLDQLSGGQRQRACVAMVLCQNTDYVLLDEPLNNLDMKHSVAMMKQLRRAADELHKTIILVIHDINFASAWSDHIIAMKQGEVLWRGAPQEIMRSEVIEAIFDTQVHIERLHGQHIAIYYR is encoded by the coding sequence GTGATTGAAGTAAAAGAGATTTGTAAAAGCTATCAGAACACGACGGTGCTGAACCGTATTACCGAGTCGATCCCGATGGGCGGCATCACCTCGATTATCGGCGCCAACGGCGCGGGGAAATCGACGCTGCTGTCAGTGATCAGCCGCCTGCTGACGGCGGACAGCGGCAGCGTCTGGGTCAACGGGCTGGAGGTAGCGAAAACGCCCGACGAGCAGATGGCGAAGGTGCTGTCGGTGCTACGGCAGGAGAACCACTTCACCAGCCGCCTGACGGTGGAAGATCTGGTCGGCTTTGGCCGCTATCCCTGGTCCAAAGGGCGGCTGACGCAGGAGGATCGCCAGCACATTGAAACCGCAATGGATTTTCTCGACCTGCTGCCGCTGCGGGCGCGCTACCTCGATCAGCTCTCCGGCGGTCAGCGCCAGCGCGCCTGCGTGGCGATGGTGCTGTGTCAGAATACCGACTATGTGCTGCTGGACGAGCCGCTGAACAATCTGGATATGAAGCACAGCGTGGCGATGATGAAACAGCTGCGCCGCGCCGCGGACGAGCTGCATAAAACCATTATTCTGGTCATTCATGACATCAACTTCGCCTCGGCCTGGTCGGATCATATTATCGCCATGAAGCAGGGCGAGGTGCTCTGGCGCGGCGCGCCGCAGGAGATTATGCGCTCTGAAGTAATTGAAGCGATTTTCGATACTCAGGTGCATATTGAAAGGCTGCACGGCCAGCATATCGCCATCTACTATCGCTAA
- a CDS encoding DUF1971 domain-containing protein, whose amino-acid sequence MAHRIPKHFVHTRSTPFWDKESVPRALLTHHNTKKGVYGRLSVMQGAVKYYGFANEHDTTPEVEVVIEAGHFGISPPEYWHHVEVLTDDTYFNIDFFADPQEELQGKGIGQVVNTHKGE is encoded by the coding sequence ATGGCTCATCGCATCCCTAAACATTTCGTTCATACCCGTTCCACGCCGTTCTGGGACAAAGAGAGCGTGCCGCGCGCGCTGCTGACCCATCACAACACCAAAAAAGGGGTTTATGGCCGCCTGTCGGTGATGCAGGGCGCGGTGAAATATTACGGTTTCGCCAACGAACATGACACGACGCCGGAAGTGGAGGTGGTGATTGAAGCGGGTCATTTCGGCATCAGCCCGCCGGAATACTGGCACCATGTGGAAGTGTTGACAGACGACACGTACTTCAATATTGATTTCTTCGCCGATCCGCAGGAAGAGTTGCAGGGCAAAGGCATCGGCCAGGTGGTAAACACCCATAAAGGCGAATAA
- a CDS encoding iron chelate uptake ABC transporter family permease subunit codes for MTINLSGNIGYILAHRGMILATMLLVAFASGVATLLFQTVTNNRILTPSVMGLEALFILLQTLLIFFIDANGLRRLGVSGQFICEALLLVLFSTFLYRWLLGRVGINLHSVLLVGLVCGTLFRSLSGLLQRLLEPGEFAILQSRIFATFTRAAPEIIVLAALATLATALIIWRMRYSLDVIALGRDISVGLGVPWRRRVTLILLLISLLVALSTALVGPLTFFGLLVANLTYQLIGSHRHHYLLPGVVLVGIITLVGGQVILERLLHMAGSLSVVIEFVGGALFLWFLIKKAAV; via the coding sequence ATGACCATCAACCTCAGCGGCAATATCGGCTATATTCTGGCGCATCGCGGCATGATCCTCGCCACCATGCTGCTGGTCGCTTTCGCTTCCGGCGTCGCCACCCTGCTGTTTCAGACGGTGACCAACAACCGCATTTTGACGCCGTCGGTGATGGGGCTGGAGGCGCTGTTTATCCTGTTGCAGACGCTGCTGATTTTCTTTATCGACGCCAACGGCCTGCGCCGTCTCGGCGTCAGCGGCCAGTTTATTTGCGAAGCGCTGCTGCTGGTGCTGTTCTCCACCTTTCTTTACCGCTGGCTGCTGGGCCGCGTCGGCATTAACCTGCACAGCGTGCTGCTGGTGGGGCTGGTGTGCGGCACCCTGTTCCGCAGCCTTTCCGGTCTGTTGCAGCGCCTGCTGGAGCCGGGCGAGTTCGCCATTTTACAGAGCCGCATTTTCGCCACCTTCACCCGCGCGGCGCCGGAGATTATCGTGCTGGCGGCGCTGGCGACGCTGGCGACGGCGCTGATTATCTGGCGTATGCGCTACAGCCTGGACGTGATCGCGCTTGGACGCGATATATCGGTGGGGCTGGGCGTCCCCTGGCGGCGGCGCGTCACGCTGATTTTGCTGCTGATTTCACTGCTGGTGGCGCTTTCCACCGCGCTGGTGGGGCCGCTGACCTTCTTCGGTCTGCTGGTGGCGAACCTGACTTATCAGCTGATCGGCTCTCATCGCCATCACTATCTGCTGCCCGGCGTGGTGCTGGTCGGCATTATCACGCTGGTAGGCGGGCAGGTGATTCTGGAGCGACTGCTGCATATGGCGGGATCGCTGTCGGTGGTGATCGAATTTGTCGGCGGCGCGCTGTTCCTCTGGTTTTTGATTAAAAAGGCGGCGGTGTGA
- a CDS encoding J domain-containing protein, giving the protein MNSWQILGIEPTGDEALIRRAYARQLKTCRPDSDPDGYQRLREAFEWAKSSASALQPDETDDAPERALAVEKDAVHRPEDIAAAEPNAGASPPARYDAEPCQETAAAEPDAEASIFPGYVAEPGLEAVAAFPPSLAPIYTPEEMQALAAELVNEGNGKLTALDALFQRVSHEGNLMQQQQFHQDLAAALAEQPGLSEWLVEKISDALQWELDQYSSGYLVPEALQEALNAQIRATGRERAWHEMKNESQHGDLSTRLALGLLCGDRAAAPLWARLVPGLIAKMAQQVNTLYVTFPELVQRLNPAMLEFISARRCALSWQGLFLLAFWGAIFPLALSGSPPGLPTGPIAFALVVYFLYLSDAILMGLQRRPWLMGIFILLDCLVSVALLAALLVGVLVLTISHSAAKGEGFSGMTPLFIVLIEWLILWSVWSKQAPGLRRPGIAVARLLSSPWRLLATLEFSVVSYPLIAVYAIFCCLLLDALLNLAAGLYG; this is encoded by the coding sequence ATGAACAGCTGGCAAATTTTGGGCATTGAGCCCACCGGCGATGAAGCGCTGATTCGTCGCGCCTATGCGCGCCAGCTGAAAACCTGCCGCCCGGACAGCGATCCGGATGGATATCAGCGGCTGCGCGAGGCGTTCGAGTGGGCGAAAAGCAGCGCCAGCGCGCTTCAGCCGGACGAAACTGACGACGCTCCTGAGCGCGCCCTGGCCGTTGAGAAGGACGCCGTACATCGCCCGGAGGACATCGCCGCCGCTGAGCCGAACGCTGGGGCTTCTCCTCCTGCGAGATATGATGCTGAACCCTGTCAGGAAACCGCCGCCGCTGAGCCGGACGCGGAGGCCTCCATTTTTCCGGGATATGTCGCTGAACCCGGCCTTGAAGCCGTCGCGGCTTTTCCGCCTTCGCTCGCGCCAATCTATACCCCGGAAGAGATGCAGGCGCTGGCCGCTGAGCTGGTGAACGAAGGTAACGGTAAACTTACGGCGCTGGACGCGCTGTTTCAGCGGGTGAGCCATGAAGGCAACCTGATGCAGCAGCAGCAGTTTCATCAGGATCTGGCTGCCGCGCTGGCGGAGCAGCCAGGGCTGTCAGAGTGGCTGGTAGAGAAAATCAGCGATGCGCTGCAGTGGGAGCTGGACCAATACAGCAGCGGCTATCTGGTGCCGGAAGCGTTGCAGGAGGCGCTTAATGCGCAAATTCGCGCGACCGGGCGCGAGCGTGCCTGGCATGAGATGAAAAATGAATCGCAGCACGGCGATCTCTCCACGCGCCTGGCGCTGGGGCTGCTGTGCGGCGATCGCGCCGCCGCGCCGTTATGGGCGCGTCTGGTGCCGGGGCTGATCGCGAAAATGGCGCAGCAGGTCAATACGCTTTACGTCACCTTTCCTGAGCTGGTCCAGCGGCTTAATCCCGCGATGCTCGAATTCATCAGTGCGCGCCGCTGTGCGTTAAGCTGGCAGGGCCTGTTTCTGCTGGCGTTCTGGGGCGCGATTTTTCCTCTGGCGCTTTCCGGCTCGCCGCCTGGCTTGCCGACCGGGCCGATCGCGTTCGCCCTTGTCGTCTATTTCCTCTATCTCAGCGATGCGATCCTGATGGGTCTACAGCGCAGACCGTGGCTGATGGGGATATTTATCCTGCTGGATTGCCTGGTTTCGGTGGCGTTGTTAGCGGCTTTGTTGGTCGGGGTGCTGGTGCTGACCATTAGCCACAGCGCCGCGAAAGGAGAAGGCTTTTCCGGCATGACCCCACTGTTTATCGTGCTGATTGAATGGCTTATTCTCTGGTCGGTCTGGTCGAAACAGGCGCCCGGCCTCCGCCGTCCGGGCATTGCCGTCGCGCGGCTGCTCAGCAGCCCCTGGCGCCTGCTGGCAACGCTGGAGTTTAGCGTGGTGAGCTATCCGCTTATCGCCGTCTATGCCATCTTCTGCTGCCTGTTGCTGGATGCGCTGCTGAATCTCGCTGCCGGCTTGTATGGCTAG
- a CDS encoding ABC transporter permease: MTRFSFAAGLAVVLGLMFWSLFVGVSPLTMTRLWSDAEMRDVFFISRVPRTLALLLAGSAVSVAGLIMQMLTQNRFVEPSIAGTTQSASLGLLLVMIVNPAAPVMVKMVVATLFALLGTGLFLLILQRMRIKTPLMVPLTGIMLGAIFSAVTTFLAMEFDLLQSLGSWESGDFSGVLQGRYELLWLTGLLTLLACVIADRFTVAGMGREFAVNVGLNYRRVVFIGMAIIALISGVVIVVVGVLPFLGLIVPNLVSMAMGDNLRRTIPWVALFGGGLVVLCDIIGRLISFPWEIPVSVILGCLGAAVFLLLIIRSQRNAG; this comes from the coding sequence ATGACGCGATTCAGTTTTGCAGCAGGCCTGGCTGTCGTGCTGGGCCTGATGTTCTGGAGCCTGTTCGTTGGCGTCAGCCCGCTGACAATGACGCGGTTGTGGAGCGACGCGGAAATGCGCGACGTCTTCTTTATCAGCCGCGTACCGCGCACTCTCGCCCTGCTGCTGGCGGGCAGCGCGGTCAGCGTCGCTGGGCTGATTATGCAGATGCTGACGCAAAACCGCTTCGTGGAACCCTCAATTGCCGGCACCACGCAGTCGGCCAGCCTCGGCCTGCTGCTGGTGATGATCGTCAACCCCGCCGCGCCGGTGATGGTGAAGATGGTTGTCGCCACGCTGTTCGCGCTGCTCGGTACCGGCCTGTTTCTGCTGATCCTGCAACGTATGCGCATCAAAACGCCGCTGATGGTGCCGCTGACCGGCATTATGCTCGGCGCTATTTTTAGCGCGGTAACCACCTTTCTGGCGATGGAGTTTGATCTGTTGCAGTCGCTGGGCAGCTGGGAATCGGGTGACTTTTCCGGCGTGTTGCAAGGCCGCTACGAGCTGCTGTGGCTCACCGGCCTGCTGACCCTGCTGGCCTGTGTTATCGCTGACCGCTTTACCGTCGCCGGAATGGGACGGGAATTCGCCGTCAACGTCGGACTGAACTATCGTCGCGTGGTGTTTATCGGCATGGCGATTATCGCGCTGATCAGCGGCGTGGTGATTGTGGTGGTCGGCGTGCTGCCCTTTCTCGGCCTGATCGTGCCCAATCTGGTGAGTATGGCGATGGGCGATAACCTGCGCCGCACCATTCCCTGGGTGGCGCTGTTCGGCGGCGGGCTGGTGGTGCTGTGCGATATTATCGGCCGCCTGATCAGCTTTCCATGGGAGATCCCGGTCAGCGTGATTCTTGGCTGCCTGGGCGCAGCGGTTTTTCTGCTGTTGATTATAAGGAGCCAGCGCAATGCAGGCTGA
- a CDS encoding siderophore ABC transporter substrate-binding protein — protein MRLTAVFTASLLAAALALTGCDDSRAQTASASTLNVEHAQGTTAVPSSPQKVIVLNPATLDNVDALHIPVAGVPKNSAHLPAFLAKYQGEEYMNAGTLFEPDYEAISNAKPDLIIAGGRAHDAYDKLSAIAPTIALDVDPKQFTPSLIQRVQQLGEIFGKQAEAKALTDAFDAKIAALRERSQHAGKAMVVMVSGGKMSAYAPGSRFGFIFDTLGFQPAATFGQQGKHGNVVTSEFIMNVDPDWLFVLDRDSAIGRAEGQSAQQVLDNALIHKTKAWQNKHIIYLDSASLYIAGGIQSYSRLMDSVSAALNDKAAQ, from the coding sequence ATGCGCCTAACTGCCGTTTTTACCGCCTCGCTGCTCGCCGCTGCTCTCGCGCTGACCGGATGTGATGATTCCCGCGCCCAGACCGCTTCCGCCTCTACGCTTAACGTTGAACACGCGCAGGGAACCACCGCCGTTCCGTCATCGCCGCAGAAAGTGATCGTTCTGAATCCCGCCACGCTGGACAACGTCGATGCGTTGCATATTCCGGTCGCTGGCGTGCCGAAAAACAGCGCCCACCTGCCCGCTTTTCTGGCGAAATATCAGGGCGAGGAATACATGAACGCCGGCACGCTGTTTGAGCCTGACTATGAGGCGATCAGCAACGCGAAACCGGATCTGATTATCGCTGGCGGCCGCGCGCATGACGCCTACGACAAGCTCAGCGCCATCGCGCCGACCATCGCGCTGGACGTCGATCCGAAGCAGTTCACCCCCAGCCTGATCCAGCGCGTGCAACAGTTGGGCGAGATCTTCGGTAAGCAGGCGGAGGCGAAAGCGCTGACCGACGCGTTCGACGCGAAAATCGCCGCGCTGCGCGAGCGCAGCCAGCACGCAGGCAAGGCGATGGTGGTCATGGTCAGCGGCGGCAAGATGTCCGCTTATGCGCCCGGTTCGCGCTTCGGCTTTATCTTCGATACGCTGGGCTTTCAGCCTGCCGCTACCTTCGGTCAGCAGGGCAAGCACGGCAACGTCGTGACCTCTGAATTTATTATGAATGTCGACCCGGACTGGCTGTTTGTGCTGGACCGCGACAGCGCCATTGGCCGCGCCGAAGGGCAGTCTGCGCAGCAGGTACTGGATAACGCGCTGATCCATAAGACCAAAGCCTGGCAGAACAAACATATCATCTACCTCGACTCCGCTTCGCTTTACATCGCTGGCGGCATTCAGAGCTACAGCCGCCTGATGGACAGCGTCAGCGCCGCGCTCAATGACAAAGCGGCGCAGTAA
- a CDS encoding Hsp70 family protein, with protein sequence MSARQVIGIDLGTTNSAVAIWRDSRSQLIANKFGSMLTPSVVGLDDEGNLLTGQPALDRLSTHPHLTQASFKRYMGTEATLTLGNQTFRAEELSAILLRQLKEDAQSWLGQRIEDAVITVPAYFNDVQRRAVKTAGELAGLNVLRLLNEPTAASLAFGLLENREQKYLTFDLGGGTFDVSVIDMFEGVVEVRASSGDVQLGGDDFNEAICQWMLDQQPALKAALPAVKPALLEQAARLKLALSHAPEASVELSWQAQTWRWTLDEAQLGRCCQPLIARLQQPVMQALHDARFSLQDLDHVLLVGGATRMPLVRQAVARLFGRFPRHDLHPDEAVALGAGVQAGMVMKDAAIEDVILTDVMPFSLGVETAKESPGGLESGFFLPLIERNTWLPVSKSKTVTTVADNQTSVLLKIYQGEGRRVKDNVYLGEMNIEVPPRGAGEVALDIRFTYTLDGLLEVQCQQIDGPNSARLVIEKVPGQMTAAQIEQSLQKLNDLKRHPRDRQENRDLLLRGSRLFERLLGEERAWIDNVMSVFEQALDSQDERRIADVRQKVCEALDTVEGTLL encoded by the coding sequence ATGTCAGCCAGGCAGGTAATCGGCATCGATCTGGGCACCACCAACAGCGCGGTCGCGATATGGCGTGATAGCCGGTCGCAGCTGATCGCCAACAAATTCGGCAGTATGTTAACCCCGTCGGTTGTCGGGCTGGATGACGAGGGCAATCTGCTGACCGGCCAGCCGGCGCTCGACCGTCTCAGCACCCATCCTCATCTGACGCAGGCCAGCTTCAAACGCTATATGGGCACCGAAGCGACGCTGACGCTGGGTAATCAAACCTTCCGCGCCGAAGAACTCTCCGCCATTTTATTGCGTCAGCTGAAAGAAGATGCGCAAAGCTGGCTCGGCCAGCGCATCGAAGACGCGGTGATTACCGTCCCCGCCTACTTTAATGACGTACAGCGACGTGCGGTGAAAACCGCCGGCGAACTGGCGGGCCTTAATGTGCTGCGTCTGTTAAATGAGCCGACGGCGGCCTCGCTGGCGTTCGGGCTGCTGGAAAACCGCGAGCAAAAATACCTGACCTTCGATTTAGGCGGCGGCACTTTTGACGTCTCGGTTATCGATATGTTTGAAGGCGTGGTTGAAGTACGCGCCAGCAGCGGCGATGTGCAGCTGGGCGGCGATGATTTTAACGAGGCGATCTGCCAGTGGATGCTTGATCAGCAGCCGGCGTTAAAAGCGGCGCTGCCGGCGGTGAAGCCCGCGTTGCTGGAGCAGGCCGCTCGGCTGAAGCTCGCCCTGAGCCACGCGCCGGAAGCCAGCGTCGAGCTGTCATGGCAGGCGCAAACCTGGCGCTGGACGCTGGATGAAGCGCAGCTTGGCCGCTGCTGCCAGCCGCTGATCGCCCGCCTGCAGCAGCCGGTTATGCAGGCGCTGCATGATGCGCGCTTCTCGCTGCAGGATCTTGACCATGTCCTGCTGGTCGGCGGCGCGACGCGCATGCCGCTGGTGCGCCAGGCGGTGGCGCGCCTGTTTGGCCGCTTCCCCCGTCACGACCTTCACCCCGATGAGGCGGTCGCGCTGGGGGCCGGGGTACAGGCGGGCATGGTGATGAAAGATGCGGCGATCGAAGATGTCATTCTCACCGATGTGATGCCGTTTTCGCTTGGCGTGGAAACGGCAAAAGAGAGTCCTGGCGGGCTGGAGAGCGGCTTTTTTCTGCCGCTGATTGAGCGTAACACCTGGCTGCCGGTGAGCAAAAGCAAAACGGTGACCACCGTTGCCGACAACCAAACCAGCGTCCTGCTAAAAATTTATCAGGGCGAAGGGCGGCGGGTAAAAGATAACGTTTACCTCGGCGAAATGAATATTGAAGTGCCGCCGCGCGGGGCGGGTGAGGTGGCGCTGGATATCCGCTTTACCTATACGCTGGATGGCCTGCTGGAAGTGCAGTGCCAGCAGATCGACGGCCCGAACAGCGCCCGGCTGGTAATAGAGAAGGTGCCGGGACAGATGACGGCGGCGCAAATCGAGCAGAGCCTGCAAAAGCTGAACGACCTCAAGCGTCACCCGCGCGACCGCCAGGAGAACCGCGATCTGCTGCTGCGCGGCTCGCGTCTGTTTGAGCGGCTGCTGGGGGAAGAGCGCGCCTGGATCGATAACGTCATGAGCGTCTTCGAACAGGCGCTCGACAGCCAGGATGAACGACGTATCGCGGACGTACGCCAGAAGGTCTGCGAGGCGCTGGATACGGTTGAAGGGACATTATTGTGA
- a CDS encoding TonB-dependent siderophore receptor produces the protein MIHTKSFRMRPCALLLLLSVHGVALAADAIASEEGVMTVRATAEEELKQQPGVSIITAKDIEKSPPVNDLSDIIRKMPGVNLTGNSASGSRGNNRQIDIRGMGPENTLILIDGVPTISRNAVRYSWRGERDTRGDSNWVPPEMVERIEVLRGPAAARYGSGAAGGVINIITKRPTNDWHGSLSLFTNQPEDDKEGATKRANFSLSGPLAGDALTMRLYGNINKTDADAWDINNAQNGSYAAGREGVRNKDINSVVSWKLSPTQILDFSYGYSRQGNIYAGDTQYSNSNVSPGDRIAGLYGHETNRMYRQSYGVTHNGIWDWGQSNLGFWYEKTNNTRLGEGAGGKVEGMINSDKYITSRLKNYRATGEIVMPLDLLVEQNVTLGAEWNREELNDPASMSMVNAGDIDVGGVSGDPARRSSKNSADLSAVYFEDNIEPLPGTALIPGLRLDHHSKFGNNWSPSLNLSQELSDNVKLKAGIARVFKAPNLYQSSEGYLLSTKGNGCPLGISEKCYLMGSDHLDPEVSVNKEIGLEFTDQGYDAGITWFRNDYKNKIVSGTDLVGETADGYHVLRWENGGKAVVEGLEGNLLIPLVKDTLTWRTNVTYMITSEDKETGNPLSIIPKYTINTMLDYQVTDKLSANVNWTLYGRQKPRHYAEINKENKEGMSDREVGAYSVVGLNVNYDLMKDLRLNAGVSNLLDKRVYRENDGASTYNEPGRAYYAGVTMSF, from the coding sequence ATGATTCATACAAAGTCTTTCAGGATGCGTCCTTGCGCGCTGCTGCTGTTACTCAGCGTTCACGGCGTCGCGCTGGCGGCCGATGCGATAGCGTCAGAAGAGGGCGTAATGACGGTGCGGGCGACGGCAGAAGAAGAACTTAAACAGCAGCCTGGCGTCTCGATTATCACCGCTAAAGACATTGAAAAAAGCCCGCCCGTTAACGATCTCTCCGACATCATTCGTAAAATGCCCGGCGTCAATCTCACCGGCAACAGCGCCTCCGGCAGTCGCGGCAACAATCGTCAGATCGATATTCGCGGTATGGGGCCGGAAAATACCCTGATCCTGATTGACGGCGTGCCGACCATCTCGCGCAACGCGGTGCGCTACAGCTGGCGCGGCGAACGTGATACGCGCGGCGACAGCAACTGGGTGCCGCCGGAAATGGTCGAGCGCATCGAGGTACTGCGCGGCCCGGCTGCGGCACGTTACGGCTCCGGCGCGGCGGGCGGAGTGATTAACATCATCACCAAAAGGCCAACCAACGACTGGCACGGCAGCCTGTCGTTGTTTACCAACCAGCCGGAAGATGACAAAGAAGGGGCGACCAAACGCGCCAACTTCAGCCTCAGCGGCCCGCTGGCGGGCGATGCGCTCACCATGCGCCTGTACGGCAATATCAATAAAACCGACGCTGACGCCTGGGATATTAACAACGCGCAAAACGGCTCTTACGCCGCCGGGCGCGAAGGGGTGCGCAATAAAGATATCAACAGCGTGGTCTCCTGGAAGCTGTCGCCGACGCAGATTCTGGATTTCAGCTACGGCTACAGCCGTCAGGGCAATATCTACGCGGGCGATACCCAGTACAGCAACAGCAACGTCAGCCCAGGCGACCGCATCGCCGGTCTCTATGGCCACGAAACCAACCGCATGTACCGCCAGTCTTACGGCGTGACGCATAACGGCATCTGGGATTGGGGCCAGTCGAATCTGGGCTTCTGGTATGAGAAAACCAACAACACCCGGCTGGGCGAAGGGGCGGGCGGTAAAGTCGAAGGGATGATCAACAGCGACAAATATATTACCAGCCGCCTGAAAAATTACCGCGCTACCGGCGAAATCGTTATGCCGCTGGATCTGCTGGTGGAGCAGAACGTCACGCTCGGCGCGGAGTGGAACCGCGAGGAACTTAACGATCCCGCCTCGATGTCGATGGTGAACGCCGGTGATATTGACGTCGGCGGCGTCTCAGGCGATCCTGCCCGACGCAGCAGCAAAAACAGCGCCGATTTAAGCGCCGTCTATTTCGAGGATAATATCGAGCCGCTGCCCGGCACCGCCCTGATCCCCGGCCTGCGTCTGGATCACCACAGCAAGTTCGGCAATAACTGGAGCCCAAGCCTGAACCTCTCTCAGGAGCTGAGCGACAACGTTAAACTGAAGGCAGGCATCGCGCGCGTGTTTAAAGCGCCGAACCTCTATCAGTCCAGCGAAGGCTATCTGCTCTCCACCAAAGGCAACGGCTGCCCGTTAGGCATTTCTGAAAAATGTTATCTGATGGGCAGCGATCATCTTGACCCGGAAGTCAGCGTCAACAAAGAGATCGGCCTTGAATTTACCGATCAGGGCTACGACGCCGGCATCACCTGGTTCCGCAACGATTACAAAAACAAAATCGTCTCCGGCACCGATCTGGTGGGCGAAACCGCTGACGGTTATCACGTGCTGCGTTGGGAAAACGGCGGCAAGGCGGTGGTGGAAGGGCTGGAAGGAAACCTGCTGATCCCGCTGGTGAAAGATACGCTCACCTGGCGCACCAACGTGACGTATATGATTACCTCGGAAGATAAGGAAACCGGTAATCCGCTGTCGATTATCCCGAAATACACCATTAACACCATGCTGGACTATCAGGTAACCGATAAGCTTTCCGCTAACGTCAACTGGACGCTCTATGGCCGCCAGAAGCCGCGTCACTATGCGGAAATCAACAAAGAAAACAAAGAAGGCATGTCGGACAGAGAGGTCGGCGCCTACTCGGTTGTCGGGCTGAACGTCAACTACGACCTGATGAAAGACTTGCGCCTGAACGCTGGCGTCAGCAACCTGCTCGATAAGCGTGTCTACCGTGAAAACGACGGCGCCTCAACCTACAACGAGCCGGGTCGCGCTTATTACGCGGGCGTCACGATGTCGTTCTGA